Below is a genomic region from Camelus dromedarius isolate mCamDro1 chromosome 25, mCamDro1.pat, whole genome shotgun sequence.
tcctctttattaaaaaaaaaaaactaaaataattattttcttgatccattttatatttctaaggGAATAAAAACATCCGTCACATCGTGACTCTAGTTGCTTCCTTTTTACTAAACTCTCACTGTACTCACTTATTCATTATccatccatttaataaataagcaTGTTCTAATTGCAGAAACTATTACGCCTaagattatataataaataatgcaCCTGTGGCTTTTAGTCTGGCATGTAAGGAGGCTGGAAATTATCACTCCCATccacacaagagaaaaaaaaaaaaaaactaaagctacAACCCTTCTTAGATTCATCAGAGAACTAAACTTacagggcaaaccactgcccCATAAATTGAAGAGACAGacaagaagaaatggagaataaCAGCTTGCTGGAGCAGAGAGGCCCAGGAGTAAAAAATCCACAAGAGCTGGTAACGGAGCAGGAAACCCAGACTGCAGTTGACAAATTTATGGGAAGATGATTAAAGGGAGGGTCTGCAAAGATGATGACAGCTCACCTGAACAGGATCAATGAACAGAATAGGTTCTGTCAatcaaacattttccaaaaaccAACTTCTGCATGAGATACTTTCTTCACCAAATACAGTATGGTTAAAAAGTATCCCCTGTCCCTTCCGGCTTCTTTGTCGGGTGGTTTGGAAGCTCTGTTTCTTTAGAGTTGGTTACTGATGCTTTACTTTgttcctttggtggtgtcatgttCCCTTGGTTCTTTGATATTCGCAGCCTTGAGTTGACAGATCAAATCACCTGCCCATCATGACCGTCCCAATCAATCTCCTCACTAAAGAGatgttggccaaggtcacaaaaATGAAATAGCCTACATTTGTAATTACTTCCATTCCAATTTTGACCTACCTTAACCTAATTTGGCCTGCCCAAATCAAACTCATTTTGCTAACATTGCAGAAAGAGCCATACAGTGAGTTGATGGATGTTAACTTATTGCAGAAActatttcacagtgtatacatatatcaaattattatgttgtacaagTTAAACTTATatcatgttatatgtcaattatatctcaataaagctagaaaacaataaataataacaaaggaaaaaaaaaaagaaagagccatccaatttgaaaataattcCAGCACTGCTGGACGTATTTGCTCAGGAAATTGGTATTGAGATTATCCATCCAAACACAGCTGAATACCTGGGCTGAGTTAATAAGAATCACCTGTGGAGTTTGTGGCACTAACAGATTCCCCAGTCATTCTGAGCCAGTAGATCAGAGACATGGCccaggaatttgtatttttaaggagACTATCCATGTAACTCTTATGTGAAGGCAGTTTTGGAAACCATATAAATAatcaatgaagaaagaaaggtTATCTAAGATACATACAAAACTTGACTTTTCCCCAGGAATTTTGACAggacgtgtgtgtatgtataacatCTCCCAGAAATTTTGACCAGAGAGAGATTGAAATTCATGGAATACACCATGTCTCATAAGCCAAGTCATCACAAAGTAAGGAGGGATGAATTACTCTGATGTAAGAGGTTGATACGTCCTCAAGAAGACCTTCGGATTTACACACCCACTGgaggggctgccagggaaaaCACGGCAACGGCAGGGCGGCAGGGAGAGGTCTACAAACACCAGGATCTGATCAAACTCCAGAGCCACTCCAAATAGGTCAAATagaaatagtgtttttttttttttttttttttttttttttgtgactgtgAAAATGAGTGTCCATGAGATAAGAATTAAAGGATACAAGATTCCAGGAAAAAACCCTGTAACTTCTTTTAGGGAACAAAATAACcaacaaagatattttaattattaatagcGGATATTTCTATGCTTAGaaatagagaggaaaaaagaagaaattatatttcccatgggaataaagaaaaaaccCAATGTGTAGGAGTCAGCTGCAGAGTTCTTGACCTTCAATAAATAGTTTTATCTTTGTGAGAATGACAATGACAGTAAGCtactaaagaaaaatgaaaactacagtTGCTTTTTAAATTCACGTTTATGTAACTTGTATTTCAGTCCTGTATAAGAATCAGTCAAGCCGGTTCGTTTGGACTATGATAAAATAGTtgtctacatttaaaaatctgtgctTAAATATATCattcataattctttttaaattttcacttcagactttactttctttgttctAGACTTTCTGTtggtacatatataaaatgttgatTAGCTCACGATTTTAAACCTTTCAAGAGTAACAGGCTACTAGATATATGTATAAAGATGTTCCTTCAAAGAAATATTGAAGTATTCTGAAATGCACCTAGCTTTGAACTTAGATCATATCAGTTTTTCCAGTAAATTCTCGATCTCTAGTCTAGCCAAATCAGTGTCACAAGTTAGTTTATCATCCCCTTTACCTTATACATAGCTGTAAAATTGTATGAGGAGACAATGAAAACCATATCTTTAACCAATATTCTCAAATTAGCAATTTCATTTCCGAAGAACTCTTGAACTCTGTGATGTTCAGCATCTAACATGCAGGGACACTGACAAACTACGTTAAAGAAAAGTTCTAAAAAACTAAAACATCATGGTTCTAATATTATAATGTCAGAGCAATTTATTAGGACTTGTCTGAAGGACACAAAATCCCAGTTATTAGGGAATAACTAATACTAATATCCAGATTAGCAAAGCAATAAACCTAACAttactaattaaaataaatgagaattttcaCACTAAATGATGTGCTATTTCACCTAGACtacaaattttctaaattttaaagattaataaaaGATGCATTTTCAtagggagctgggggaggaggagttcCTTCGCCCAGGCAGGCTGACACTTAGCTGGTACCCGGTGGTCCAGGTGAACCATTTGCTAAGACACTAAGACGTTTCCAAATATTTGGTACAGCGCTGCCACCCCAAGACCCCCCAGCTCTCTACATGATCCAGCAACGATCACAACAGGATCTTCTGGACCTTGTCCCATTGCTGTGGCCTGTGTTAGTTCTGGCTGTTAAGTATTGACACATCACCCTGTGCACTTGTGCATTCGTaacaataaagcaagaaaagtcGTTATTTGAGAGGAGAGGAAATTCAGTGAAACGAGTCTGAGACGGAGCAGTAAAGCCACAGAACAGCTGTTCCCGTAAGCTCTCAGTGATTTTAAGACTGAATAGCAAGCACATCAGATCAGAAGGCATCAGACGAGGAAGCAGAGAATGTTCTGCGAAGCAAGTTTATTCGCCTGAGAGTTCAAATACATAGTtactttttcatctgttttttgcTCTCATGGTGTAGTTTTGGTCCTTCCTCACATAAGCTTAATCCCAAACCCCTTACTTCTTGGTGAATTTGGAGTATTTATTCATCCAAATCTCCAATCTTCACTGATGCAGCTGTCTTCTCACAAATCCAAGAAATTTCAGCGCTACAGCgggaaatataaatatttcctttttgaaaatagGCACATCCTTTGGATCCATTGACCTGGGCATATTCATTAGCACTAAATCtgaaaattaatcaattttaaattaattacggGTGTCGCATTTGAAATTGATCATACCTCAGTGTTCTCAGTTCCCCTGACAACCAAGTATCTATATATCCGAATGTGGAGAGATTTCTGCTGCCGCCACCCATCAAAACACCTCAAGCTGGCACGTctgagttttttatttcaaattaaccCTGATCCCAGATGGAAGCATTTAAGAAGATAGTCGAAATTTGGAGTTGAGAATTTGTATTCTCTCTACTAACATGGTAGAAACTACCCAATGCAGATGATATTAAAATTACTAGAGTTTCTTTACTCTGGAACTctatgaagaaaaacagaaaaaataaaatcacactctgtaaaaatttattacattttactaggtaaaaaaatataatttcttgtatatttatacatacacagcGGGTGAAAAGAGAGTAAGACAGAGGTTAAGAGGAAATGAATGACCATGTTAGATGTGGTTTTAAAAGGTGAGAgattggaggggaggagggtgtagctcaggggtagagcatgtgcttagcatgcatgaggtcctgggttcaacccccaggacctccattaaaattaaacattgttttttaaaaagtgggagaTGGGTGTTGAGCAGAAAAACCCATGAAAAGGCCTTGGGAAATGGATGAAGATAAAGTGTACCTATGGAGAAAAAGTATAGACATGTCATTGCTATTCAAGGAATTTGCTGAGTCCCAGCTGAAGCACAGCATGACAGAAAATGAGCCATTATAATTAAGGAAACTTTGACAACATGCATTGAAAAGTAAAACAGGAGTGAGTTGAATGGATTAATAACTTGATGGGGTATGGAGGTAGAGAAAAATCTGCTACACCAGGAAAGATGCCAGTGCTCTTAAATTTCATCTAATATAAAAATACCATGCATTATATTAAATTATGACTATAAttgtattttcttaatatatttgtGATGAGGGGTGTTCctgaaaatatttgattttatagtTAAAAGAACTTTGCAATGCTATGTtccccaataaatatttttttcataacttcAAATGGCttccaaaaatataattttccaagTATTATGTATTCTTTACGTGCTTTAAAGATTTTCACCAAAACCTTGACGTGGTGGGTTTAGCTCATTTTAATTCATGAAAACCATTTGCCATATAATCTAATTGGCAAATTCCCATCACAAAATTAATTGTTAAACTAGTCTGTTTAGAATTCCATTCTGTTAGAAAATTGCTGACAGTTATTCATTTGAATGAAAATGCTAATGTATGTTCTTATGATAAACACCACCCTTCTGAAttgtaaatgctggagagaccggagggctgggaggctgggctcaGACCTGAAATTGCCACTATGAGCTaagtgacctcaggcaagttatttaatctcccTCTGATACcgtttttatctataaaataggaatataaCAGTGCTTTCATCATAGAGCTGATATTTATAAAGTACTTTGAAAATAGTAAGTGTTACTTGTGCTtgttaaataaagaaatttaaactaATAGATGGTGTTCCGTGTCTTGCCATGAGTTTATCCCACACTGCAAAGCCCTTCCAGGTAATCTTCCTTTCCATATCTTTTATTTGTAGGTTGTAGTCTTTTTTGTATCTAGACttataattaaatgaatatttactttCTGAGCCTTCCATTTCCCAGTATCCTTAGTTTGTTTATTTCCCCAATAGTTAGAGACTTACAAGGATGGAGCGGGGACAGAGCCGTCCTCCCAGAGCCAACGGCTGCCAGATGGATCCCATGACAATCCCAACCAGAAGAAAGGAAACTTAGGTATTGGCTGTGACTTCAGAAAATCctgagagagaaaacaggaaaaaatgtaaCATGAGAGCTACATTCCAGTTTGCAGGAGTAAGAGAGATGGGAACCCTCATCAAATTCCATCAAATTCAGTACTCAGAATGTACTGAATTCCTACTATGTGAATCAGAAGTTCCACTTATTTGCTGTGCATCATATGGGTAATTTCTATAACCAGGGCAGGACAGTCAACCAGACCTTTTCCTCCAAGCTGTCTATCTTCACCAACGTGGCGTTCTTGTCCACGCAGTTTTTTCTGCTGTTGGGCCAGGTTTTCTCCTCATTTGTTGCAAAATAATAGCAGCTGCTTTGGTACCACTGCCACGTCTTAGGACAAGGATTACATTTATGGTCTGAAAGAGAAATGCACCCAATAGCACAAACTGAACCACTCTGGAGCGGCCGGGGACTGGAAAGCAAATCATTTAATTGTACGATAGATCCTCAAAGCCACCACCCTGGAAACATATTGCTTTGGGAGCCTCTGAAAACAGAGTCACCCCGATGACACTTTAGGACAATGGTGACTGGAACTCCCTTTCCAAGGCTCAGTTTTCTGGCCTCAGAATTACTAGCTACACTTTTAACTTCTTATAACAACAGGATCacctaaaaataattcataaagtGAGGGGCGGAAGTATCCAGGCTGGTATCACCCCAAGACGTGTCCCAAATTTGCCTCTGTGTTCTCAAAAATGTGAAAGGATTTCGTATCTTCCCTTGTCTTCTGTAAGTTCAGCACAGCATTGTTAGAAGTCATtggtacaaattttgaaatctgcACCTCTCGGGGAcggatggaaatgttagctaccttgattgtggtggtggtttctttGGTgtgtctatcaaaattcatcaaattgtatgtctgaaatatgtgtagtttactgtacaggaaccatgccacaataaaggtgttataattaattaattaattaattaattaattaattaattatttaaaaagtcattggtAACACAGTCTTCCACACTCCAAGGTGGTGCACGTACGTAATCAGCCTAAAGACCGGAGCAACAGGTTTGATCTGATTGGTCAGCAGGTCCTGATTACCTGAAGTGTGAGTGATTAGCTCTTGGCAGAGTTTGATGGCCATTTGTCCCTGCCTCTTCAACAGGCTGGAGATCTGTGATTGGAGAGATGCTTCCTCCGTGGGGAAGCTCCTGTGGTTGCTCAGCTGCTGGGATAAGTTATCCTGCTGTTCGTGGATGACCTTCTGAAGCTGACTCAGTTTCTCTGAATCTGAGTTAGATTCATCTGATGTCTGCAAAACTCCAAGACATAACAGGAAACAAACTCACATCTCAGAAAATACTGCTTAGAATTTTTAAGGTTTACTAGTAGCTCCTAATAATCCCGCTATCATGGAGGAAACGCACTTAATCTTCTATTTCAAATTGTTTAGTACTCatctttattattgtatttatattttaattacaattGTACTTgtgttaaaataatgaattaataattatttatcaGTGAAAGTTTCACATAAGGCAATGCCagtcatttttcctttcatattggtggagtttttcttttctttttggagttcattaatgtaattattgctttttatttttgtttttttaatggaggtactcaggcttgaacccaggacctcgtgcatgctaagcatgtgctctaccactgagctatttccctccccctgtAATTGTTTTAATAGGAACAGAATTCTTTGGGGCAATGAGTATCTCAAAGTATGGTCTGCAAATTACCTGCATCAGAATTACCTcgggtattaaaaaaaaaaaagcaaattttaatgCCCTATTAGACCATTTCTGGTCCTGAATTAATAAAATCCACATTTTTTAATAAGTACTTCAAGTGATTCACCAGTACAATAAATTTAATAACCACTGCACTAAAAGTACTGcactttaggaaaaaaagtgTTCACCCTTCTATGGTGAGCCAATGAATATACATTATTATATCTTCATTCACTCTTTTAAATATACATCACTGTAGAAAATCAATTACTGATCCTCATAGTGATTGGCTAGTGCATATCTGTTATTACTGCTAGAAGatcatatttcttttcaaaagagtAAGTTGCATCATTAGCTTCTTTGGGTCCAAATTAAGTATGTATAAATCCTAATTAtctgggagtttggaattagcagatacaatcTACAATATacagaataggtaaacaacagggtcctactgtagagcacagggagctatattcaatagcctgtaataacctagaatgaaaaagaatatctatgtataactgaaccaatatgctgtccaccagagaataatataacattgtaactcaactatgcttcaatttagaAAATCCTAACTGTCCATGagatcttaaatatattttaaaaaatgaaatttagcaGAGGAGGTGTTAATGTCACTCAGCAAATAGACTTTCTTGACTCAAGTTCCCTGAAAGTGTATGTTGTACCAACTCGCTATTCTGTACTTCAAATACATACCAGCAACCTAAAAAGTGTGTATTCTCAGGATTTTTTCTGCCTACTGTTAGTCTCAGACTCCCTGTCCTATCCGCCTCTGACTGCCCAATGATGGGTCAGAATCcagagaatatatgtatattttttgacTATGGTGCTTGGGAGTGGACTTACATTATCATATGGAGGTGGTTCAGCTTTCTATTTACTGAGTGAGGTGGGATCAGGCAACTCTACCTCTTTGTTTGTATCTCTTTTTCCTTCACAGCAGTCAAGCTGAAGCTGCTGCTTAGAAGTTTTCTCTACGCTAGAAAGGTCTTGGGTGAGCAGATTAGCCAGTCTAGGACCAAGTCTTAGAGGTAAATGCAATGGCACGCCCTTCTTTGAAGCCACCTCCCTCAACTCCTTGTTTCTCAGCATCAGGATAATAAGTGGATGTGTGTCTAGGCAGAAAGGAGTCCCTTGATTCCAACTgataactagaaaaataaaagttgtctTCATAGTCCAGTCTAGTTTGTCAAGAGAAAACCAAGTATTTAGGGCAAAATCCTCAAAATGATAAGGTATGTCCCTTCCAGGTTTACCTTGGAGACATGGGGGATGAGAGATGTAAGAGGTGGCAGAAGGTACTGAGAATTCAGGAGGCCAGCACCTATCATATAGT
It encodes:
- the CLEC12B gene encoding C-type lectin domain family 12 member B, which gives rise to MSEEVTYATLSFQDSVAAGNNWDGNNLRKRGYPAPSPIWRQAALGLLALCLMLLIGLVTLGIMFLQTSDESNSDSEKLSQLQKVIHEQQDNLSQQLSNHRSFPTEEASLQSQISSLLKRQGQMAIKLCQELITHTSDHKCNPCPKTWQWYQSSCYYFATNEEKTWPNSRKNCVDKNATLVKIDSLEEKDFLKSQPIPKFPFFWLGLSWDPSGSRWLWEDGSVPAPSLFSANEYAQVNGSKGCAYFQKGNIYISRCSAEISWICEKTAASVKIGDLDE